In one Ornithinimicrobium pratense genomic region, the following are encoded:
- a CDS encoding DUF4126 domain-containing protein — MLAALTGAGLSAAAGLNAYIPFLLVALIARFTEVLDLPVQYAWIESWWAIGIAAVLLLSEVVLDKIALVDHLNDAVGTFIRPATGGLIFAATTAAGGLERGSSFMQDNPWIGVLLGILTAGVVHTGKAVARPVVNASTGGLGTPVVSAAEDGAAVTMSLVAIFLPVLVVFLFLMLLWGGFMLWRRGRAARQKRDQLMAEAGYE; from the coding sequence ATGCTCGCTGCCCTGACCGGAGCCGGCCTGTCGGCCGCGGCCGGCCTCAACGCCTACATCCCGTTCCTTCTGGTCGCGCTCATCGCGCGCTTCACCGAGGTCCTGGATCTGCCGGTGCAGTATGCCTGGATCGAATCCTGGTGGGCGATTGGCATCGCCGCGGTGCTGCTGCTCTCAGAGGTCGTCCTGGACAAGATCGCGCTCGTCGACCACCTCAACGACGCGGTGGGCACCTTTATCCGGCCGGCGACGGGTGGCCTGATCTTTGCGGCCACGACGGCGGCAGGTGGCCTGGAGCGCGGCTCGTCCTTCATGCAGGACAACCCGTGGATCGGGGTGCTGCTCGGGATACTGACCGCAGGTGTGGTGCACACCGGCAAGGCCGTTGCCAGGCCGGTCGTGAATGCCTCGACGGGTGGGTTGGGCACCCCGGTCGTGTCGGCCGCCGAGGACGGGGCTGCGGTGACCATGTCGCTGGTGGCGATCTTCTTGCCGGTCCTGGTGGTCTTCCTCTTCCTCATGCTGCTCTGGGGCGGGTTCATGCTGTGGCGGCGTGGAAGGGCCGCACGACAGAAGCGGGACCAGCTGATGGCCGAGGCTGGCTACGAGTAG